From the genome of Streptomyces sp. NBC_01317, one region includes:
- a CDS encoding alpha,alpha-trehalose-phosphate synthase (UDP-forming), translating into MVSEQAAQVLVASNRGPVSYTLRDDGALEARRGGGGLVSGLSAIGPDTDAVWVCAALGDGDREAVRRTGGRLDPEDTGGQRVRMLGIAPDVYADAYNGVANSTLWFVHHLLYQTPLEPSFGAEFRAQWASYEAYNRAFAEALADEAGDGASVLVQDYHLALVPGMLRALRPDLRIGHFSHTPWAPVDYFRLLPDDIARQLLRGILGADRAAFLTHRWADAFTACCTELLGGTGNTRIGVHGLGADADFLRERAHRPDVDDRTVSLREEIGGTDRRTIVRVDRTELSKNIVRGLLAYRQLLTDRPEWRERVVHVAFAYPSRQDLSVYRDYTAEVQRVADAINLDFGTYGWLPVVLHVKDDFARSLAAYRLADVALVNPIRDGMNLVAKEIPVVSENGCVLVLSREAGAYEELGEDALVVNPYDITATATALHEALTMPQDERAERTKRLAAAATALPPSQWFLDQLEALRA; encoded by the coding sequence ATGGTTTCCGAGCAGGCCGCCCAGGTCCTCGTCGCGTCCAACCGCGGCCCCGTCTCGTACACGCTCCGCGACGACGGAGCGCTGGAGGCCCGGCGCGGCGGCGGCGGGCTGGTGTCCGGCCTGTCGGCCATCGGCCCCGACACGGACGCGGTGTGGGTGTGCGCGGCGCTCGGCGACGGCGACCGCGAGGCGGTACGGCGTACCGGCGGCCGGCTGGACCCGGAGGACACGGGCGGGCAGCGCGTACGGATGCTGGGCATCGCCCCCGACGTCTACGCGGACGCGTACAACGGGGTGGCCAACTCCACGCTCTGGTTCGTCCACCACCTGCTCTACCAGACCCCGCTGGAGCCGTCCTTCGGCGCGGAGTTCCGGGCGCAGTGGGCGTCGTACGAGGCGTACAACCGCGCGTTCGCCGAGGCGCTGGCGGACGAGGCGGGCGACGGCGCGTCCGTGCTGGTGCAGGACTACCACCTGGCGCTGGTGCCCGGCATGCTCCGGGCGCTGCGCCCCGACCTGCGGATCGGCCACTTCTCGCACACCCCCTGGGCCCCGGTGGACTACTTCCGGCTGCTCCCCGACGACATCGCGCGCCAGCTGCTCCGGGGCATCCTGGGCGCGGACCGCGCGGCGTTCCTGACCCACCGCTGGGCGGACGCCTTCACGGCCTGCTGTACGGAGCTGCTGGGCGGCACCGGCAACACCAGGATCGGCGTGCACGGCCTGGGCGCGGACGCGGACTTCCTGCGCGAACGGGCGCACCGCCCCGACGTGGACGATCGGACCGTGTCCCTGCGCGAGGAGATCGGCGGGACCGACCGGCGGACGATCGTCCGGGTGGACCGTACGGAACTGTCCAAGAACATCGTCCGCGGCCTGCTCGCGTACCGGCAGCTGCTGACCGACCGCCCGGAGTGGCGCGAACGGGTGGTCCACGTGGCCTTCGCGTACCCCTCCCGCCAGGACCTGTCGGTCTACCGCGACTACACGGCCGAGGTCCAGCGCGTGGCGGACGCGATCAACCTGGACTTCGGCACGTACGGCTGGCTCCCGGTCGTCCTCCACGTCAAGGACGACTTCGCCCGCTCCCTGGCGGCGTACCGCCTGGCGGACGTGGCCCTGGTCAACCCGATCCGCGACGGCATGAACCTGGTCGCGAAGGAGATCCCGGTGGTCTCGGAGAACGGCTGCGTCCTGGTCCTGTCCCGCGAGGCGGGCGCGTACGAGGAGCTGGGCGAGGACGCGCTGGTGGTGAACCCGTACGACATCACGGCGACGGCCACGGCCCTCCACGAGGCCCTGACGATGCCCCAGGACGAACGCGCGGAACGCACCAAACGCCTGGCGGCGGCGGCCACGGCCCTCCCCCCGTCCCAGTGGTTCCTGGACCAACTGGAGGCGTTGCGCGCCTGA
- a CDS encoding glucosyl-3-phosphoglycerate synthase: MLEEVERWLTRRSWSVADRTPDRLLAAKAARGTTVSVVLPALDEEETVGGIVSVIRRELMEKAQLVDELVVIDSGSSDATAKVAAEAGARVVRRDDILPRLPALPGKGEVLWRSLLVTGGDVVCFVDADLREFSADFVTGIVGPLLTEPDVQLVKAMYDRPLGARGAAVGQGGRVTELVARPLLNLHWPRLAGFVQPLGGEYAARRTLLERLPFPVGYGVELGLLVDALHSVGLDALGQVDVGTRLHRHQDDRALGRMAAAIYRTAQLRLSRSQLGAHLVRPELTQFERGENGFEPRTYDVDTEERPPMREIAEYTAGRAA; encoded by the coding sequence GTGCTGGAAGAGGTGGAACGCTGGCTGACCAGGCGTTCCTGGTCCGTGGCCGACCGTACGCCCGACCGGCTCCTGGCGGCGAAGGCCGCGCGTGGCACGACCGTCAGCGTGGTGCTGCCGGCGCTGGACGAGGAGGAGACGGTCGGCGGGATCGTGTCGGTGATCCGGCGCGAGCTGATGGAGAAGGCGCAGCTGGTCGACGAGCTGGTGGTGATTGATTCCGGTTCGTCCGACGCGACGGCGAAGGTGGCGGCGGAGGCGGGCGCGCGGGTGGTGCGCCGGGACGACATCCTGCCGCGGCTGCCCGCGCTGCCCGGCAAAGGCGAGGTGCTGTGGCGGTCGCTGCTGGTGACGGGCGGGGACGTGGTGTGCTTCGTGGACGCGGATCTGCGGGAGTTCTCGGCGGACTTCGTGACGGGGATCGTGGGGCCGCTGCTGACGGAGCCCGACGTACAGCTGGTGAAGGCGATGTACGACAGGCCGCTGGGGGCGCGGGGGGCCGCCGTGGGCCAGGGCGGGCGGGTCACGGAGCTGGTGGCCCGGCCGCTGCTGAATCTGCACTGGCCGCGCCTGGCGGGGTTCGTCCAGCCGCTCGGCGGGGAGTACGCGGCCCGGCGCACCCTGCTGGAGCGGCTGCCGTTCCCCGTCGGGTACGGCGTGGAGCTGGGGCTGCTGGTGGACGCGCTGCACAGTGTGGGGCTGGACGCGCTGGGCCAGGTCGACGTGGGCACGCGGCTGCACCGGCACCAGGACGACCGGGCGCTGGGGCGGATGGCGGCGGCGATCTACCGTACGGCGCAGCTGCGCCTGTCGCGGTCGCAGCTGGGGGCGCATCTGGTACGGCCCGAGCTGACGCAGTTCGAGCGGGGCGAGAACGGCTTTGAACCGCGTACGTACGACGTGGACACGGAGGAGCGGCCGCCGATGCGGGAGATCGCGGAGTACACGGCCGGCCGCGCGGCGTAA
- the thrC gene encoding threonine synthase, with the protein MSVQTVPTPGVTPGAVDLGPAAALSCRECGERFDLGPIFACASCFGPLEVAYDLPSGTPEELKKRIAEGPDNIWRYAPLLPVPADVASKPNINPGFTKLVKADNLARELGVTGGLYVKDDSGNPTHSFKDRVVAIAVEAARAFGFTTLSCSSTGNLAGAVGAAAARAGFRSCVFIPSDLEQGKVVMAAVYGGELVGIEGNYDDVNRFCSELIGDPLGEGWGFVNVNLRPYYGEGSKTLAYEICEQLGWELPDQLVIPIASGSQLTKIDKGLQELIKLGLVADKPYKIFGAQAEGCSPVSAAFKAGHDVVRPQKPNTIAKSLAIGNPADGPYVLDIARRTGGAVDDVNDEQIVDAIKLLARTEGIFAETAGGVTVGVTKKLIDAGLLDPTLTTVVLNTGDGLKTLDAVAPTTGPTATIRPSLDAFRAAGLAH; encoded by the coding sequence ATGTCTGTGCAGACCGTCCCCACGCCCGGTGTCACCCCCGGTGCCGTCGATCTCGGACCCGCCGCCGCCCTCTCGTGCCGCGAATGCGGCGAGCGCTTCGACCTCGGCCCGATCTTCGCCTGCGCGTCCTGTTTCGGGCCGCTCGAAGTGGCGTACGACCTGCCGAGCGGCACCCCCGAAGAGCTGAAGAAGCGCATCGCCGAGGGCCCCGACAACATCTGGCGCTACGCGCCGCTGCTGCCCGTCCCCGCCGACGTGGCGAGCAAGCCCAACATCAACCCCGGCTTCACCAAGCTCGTCAAGGCCGACAACCTCGCCCGCGAACTGGGCGTCACCGGCGGCCTGTACGTGAAGGACGACTCCGGGAACCCGACGCACTCCTTCAAGGACCGCGTCGTCGCCATCGCCGTCGAGGCCGCCCGCGCCTTCGGCTTCACGACGCTCTCCTGCTCCTCCACCGGCAACCTGGCCGGCGCCGTCGGCGCCGCCGCCGCCCGCGCCGGCTTCCGCTCCTGCGTGTTCATCCCGAGCGACCTGGAGCAGGGCAAGGTCGTCATGGCCGCGGTGTACGGCGGTGAACTCGTCGGCATCGAGGGCAACTACGACGACGTCAACCGCTTCTGCTCCGAACTGATCGGCGACCCGCTCGGCGAGGGCTGGGGCTTCGTGAACGTCAACCTCCGCCCGTACTACGGCGAGGGCTCCAAGACACTCGCGTACGAGATCTGCGAGCAGCTCGGCTGGGAGCTGCCCGACCAGCTCGTCATCCCGATCGCCTCGGGATCGCAGCTCACGAAGATCGACAAGGGTCTCCAGGAGCTCATCAAGCTGGGCCTCGTCGCGGACAAGCCGTACAAGATCTTCGGCGCCCAGGCCGAGGGCTGCTCCCCGGTCTCCGCCGCCTTCAAGGCGGGCCACGACGTCGTACGGCCCCAGAAGCCGAACACCATCGCCAAGTCCCTGGCGATCGGCAACCCGGCCGACGGCCCGTACGTCCTCGACATCGCCCGCCGCACCGGCGGCGCCGTGGACGACGTGAACGACGAGCAGATCGTGGACGCGATCAAGCTGCTTGCCCGTACCGAGGGGATCTTCGCGGAGACCGCGGGCGGGGTGACCGTCGGCGTGACGAAGAAGCTCATCGACGCCGGCCTGCTCGACCCGACGCTGACGACGGTCGTGCTCAACACGGGCGACGGTCTCAAGACGCTGGACGCCGTGGCCCCGACCACAGGACCCACCGCCACGATCCGCCCGAGCCTCGACGCGTTCCGCGCCGCCGGCCTGGCCCACTGA
- a CDS encoding ubiquitin-like small modifier protein 1, with product MSVKVRIPTILRTYTGGQAEVPAEGETLSEVIQSLEASHPGIAARVLDDEGKLRRFVNVYVNDDDVRFEQGLQTATPAGAGISIIPAVAGGC from the coding sequence ATGAGCGTCAAGGTCCGCATCCCCACCATCCTCCGTACGTACACCGGTGGCCAGGCCGAGGTTCCGGCGGAGGGCGAGACCCTCTCCGAGGTCATCCAGTCGCTGGAGGCCAGCCACCCCGGCATCGCCGCGCGCGTCCTGGACGACGAGGGCAAGCTGCGCCGCTTCGTCAACGTGTACGTGAACGACGACGACGTCCGGTTCGAGCAGGGCCTCCAGACGGCGACGCCCGCGGGCGCCGGCATCTCGATCATCCCGGCGGTCGCCGGCGGCTGCTGA
- a CDS encoding cold-shock protein: protein MAQGTVKWFNAEKGYGFIAVDGGADVFVHYSAIQMDGYRTLEEGQRVEFEISQGQKGPQADMVKLAV from the coding sequence ATGGCTCAGGGCACCGTCAAATGGTTCAACGCGGAGAAGGGCTACGGCTTCATCGCGGTCGACGGTGGTGCGGATGTTTTCGTCCACTACAGCGCGATCCAGATGGACGGCTACCGCACCCTTGAAGAAGGTCAGCGAGTTGAGTTCGAGATCTCGCAGGGCCAGAAGGGTCCGCAGGCGGACATGGTCAAGCTCGCCGTCTGA
- the groL gene encoding chaperonin GroEL (60 kDa chaperone family; promotes refolding of misfolded polypeptides especially under stressful conditions; forms two stacked rings of heptamers to form a barrel-shaped 14mer; ends can be capped by GroES; misfolded proteins enter the barrel where they are refolded when GroES binds): MAKIIAFDEEARRGLERGMNQLADAVKVTLGPKGRNVVLEKKWGAPTITNDGVSIAKEIELEDPYEKIGAELVKEVAKKTDDVAGDGTTTATVLAQALVREGLRNVAAGANPMALKRGIEKAVEAVSGALLEQAKDVETKEQIASTASISAADTQIGELIAEAMDKVGKEGVITVEESQTFGLELELTEGMRFDKGYISAYFATDMERMESSLDDPYILIVNSKIGNVKDLLPLLEKVMQSGKPLLIIAEDVEGEALSTLVVNKIRGTFKSVAVKAPGFGDRRKAMLNDIAILTGGTVISEEVGLKLENAGLDLLGRARKVVITKDETTIVDGSGESDQVAGRVNQIRAEIENSDSDYDREKLQERLAKLAGGVAVIKAGAATEVELKERKHRIEDAVRNAKAAVEEGIVAGGGVALLQASSVFEKLELEGDEATGANIVKLALEAPLKQIAVNGGLEGGVIVEKVRNLPIGHGLNAATGEYVDMIAEGIIDPAKVTRSALQNAASIAALFLTTEAVIADKPEKAGAAGAPGGMPGGDMDF; encoded by the coding sequence ATGGCCAAGATCATCGCGTTCGACGAGGAGGCACGGCGCGGTCTCGAGCGCGGGATGAACCAGCTCGCCGACGCCGTCAAGGTCACCCTTGGTCCCAAGGGTCGCAACGTCGTCCTCGAGAAGAAGTGGGGCGCCCCCACGATCACCAACGATGGTGTTTCCATCGCCAAGGAGATCGAGCTCGAGGACCCGTACGAAAAGATCGGCGCAGAGCTGGTCAAGGAAGTCGCCAAGAAGACGGACGACGTCGCCGGTGACGGTACGACCACCGCGACCGTCCTCGCCCAGGCACTCGTCCGCGAGGGCCTGCGCAACGTGGCGGCCGGCGCCAACCCGATGGCCCTCAAGCGCGGGATCGAGAAGGCCGTCGAGGCCGTCTCCGGTGCCCTGCTGGAGCAGGCCAAGGACGTGGAGACCAAGGAGCAGATCGCTTCGACGGCCTCCATCTCCGCCGCCGACACCCAGATCGGCGAGCTCATCGCCGAGGCGATGGACAAGGTCGGCAAGGAAGGCGTCATCACCGTCGAGGAGTCGCAGACCTTCGGTCTGGAGCTTGAGCTCACCGAGGGCATGCGCTTCGACAAGGGCTACATCTCGGCGTACTTCGCCACCGACATGGAGCGCATGGAGTCGTCCCTGGACGACCCGTACATCCTGATCGTCAACTCCAAGATCGGCAACGTGAAGGACCTCCTTCCGCTGCTGGAGAAGGTCATGCAGTCGGGCAAGCCCCTGCTGATCATCGCGGAGGACGTCGAGGGCGAGGCGCTGTCGACCCTGGTCGTCAACAAGATCCGTGGCACCTTCAAGTCCGTCGCCGTCAAGGCCCCGGGCTTCGGTGACCGCCGCAAGGCGATGCTGAACGACATCGCCATCCTCACGGGCGGCACGGTCATCTCCGAAGAGGTCGGCCTCAAGCTGGAGAACGCCGGTCTCGACCTGCTGGGCCGCGCCCGCAAGGTCGTCATCACCAAGGACGAGACCACCATCGTCGACGGTTCGGGCGAGAGCGACCAGGTCGCCGGCCGTGTGAACCAGATCCGCGCCGAGATCGAGAACAGCGACTCGGACTACGACCGCGAGAAGCTCCAGGAGCGCCTCGCGAAGCTGGCCGGCGGCGTGGCCGTCATCAAGGCCGGCGCCGCGACCGAGGTCGAACTCAAGGAGCGCAAGCACCGCATCGAGGACGCGGTGCGCAACGCCAAGGCCGCCGTCGAGGAGGGCATCGTCGCCGGTGGTGGCGTGGCTCTGCTCCAGGCTTCCTCGGTGTTCGAGAAGCTCGAACTCGAAGGTGACGAGGCGACGGGCGCGAACATCGTCAAGCTCGCGCTGGAGGCTCCGCTCAAGCAGATCGCCGTCAACGGTGGTCTCGAAGGCGGCGTCATCGTCGAGAAGGTCCGCAACCTGCCGATCGGTCACGGCCTCAACGCCGCGACCGGCGAGTACGTGGACATGATCGCCGAGGGCATCATCGACCCCGCGAAGGTCACCCGTTCCGCTCTCCAGAACGCGGCCTCCATCGCGGCGCTGTTCCTCACCACCGAGGCCGTCATCGCCGACAAGCCGGAGAAGGCCGGCGCCGCCGGCGCCCCGGGCGGCATGCCGGGCGGCGACATGGACTTCTGA
- a CDS encoding Uma2 family endonuclease — translation MTTSPEAEPQMSIDDFEELARKAPESVTLEFIDGKLEVKPLPDQLHGAIVMWLLERCLQQRPDLRLYPEQGLKVESYRKGRARADGALAPLDHFVRQEGEWADPDGVLMTVEVTSHDFDTGLRDHVHKRDGYAAADIPVYLLIDRNAEKVVVYTDPREGEYQTRTSFPYGATVKVPDPVAITLETEKLKDYTR, via the coding sequence ATGACCACCAGCCCCGAGGCAGAGCCGCAGATGTCCATCGACGACTTCGAGGAACTCGCCCGCAAGGCCCCGGAGAGCGTCACGCTCGAATTCATCGACGGAAAACTAGAGGTCAAGCCGTTGCCGGATCAGCTCCACGGGGCCATCGTCATGTGGCTGCTGGAGCGTTGCCTCCAACAGCGCCCCGACCTGCGTCTGTACCCGGAGCAGGGCTTGAAGGTGGAGAGCTACCGCAAGGGCCGCGCCCGGGCGGACGGGGCGCTCGCGCCGCTCGACCATTTCGTGCGGCAGGAAGGCGAGTGGGCCGATCCCGACGGTGTCCTCATGACCGTCGAGGTCACCTCGCACGACTTCGACACCGGCCTGCGCGACCACGTCCACAAGCGGGACGGCTACGCGGCGGCCGACATCCCGGTCTACCTCCTGATCGACCGGAACGCGGAGAAGGTCGTGGTCTACACCGACCCCCGCGAGGGCGAGTACCAGACCCGTACGTCCTTTCCGTACGGCGCCACCGTGAAGGTGCCCGACCCGGTCGCCATCACCCTGGAGACGGAAAAGCTCAAGGACTACACCCGCTGA
- a CDS encoding SpoIIE family protein phosphatase: MVDAEGDAGAAVPGADGRPVASGPTRGGPAGPAQAALDMAGAAVAVIDARGTVIGWTRTAEELLGYRAADVVDRSATRLLHSPEATGPSTATPATSPLVPAWPARVRAGEPWSELAELRHQEGHGVHVTLQASPLAGPDGRTDWFLSAAPLSESSVRPTMNGVVVRSLLEGAPIGLSIWDVDLRCVWLNSTVERQSGALRHERLGLRVTESLPGFDTDAVEAAMLQVLRTGTPVIDHEFRWIAQDLHQERVFSSSFFRLDGMDGRPLGVCSIAVDITSSWARERLSVLSEAGTRIGTTLDVMHTAQELADVAVPLLADYTSVDLAEALPLGGEPLERLESEDGTIPVFRRGGVASIHEGNPESLWSIGEAVYVPRVSPFMSAMTTGKSQFEPVIRTGPGTWVDNDPGRRRVIEETGVHSIIVVPLRARGAILGVAVFTRNDTKAPFSRDDLLLAEELAARASLSLDNALRYTRERTASLALQRNLLPRHLSGGHAVDVASQYLPADLHDGVGGDWFDVIPLSGGRVALVVGDVVGHGINAAATMGQLHTAVHTLADMDLPPDELLAHLDDLVVRLTEEDAEPDAEDYSTPVMGATCVYAVYDPVTRRCTMARAGHPPPAIVFPDGTVTFPELPAGSPIGLGLLSFQSVEMELPEGSVIALYTDGLVETREADIDVGLGRLGEALARIGGRGGPLEEVCAGVVDTMVSTAASQDDVALLLARTRSLPPDHVVTWVLPTDPALVANARALAVAKLSSWGLDQLAATVELIVSELVTNAIRYGAGPIRLRLIRHGALVCEVFDSDDRSPRLRHARAEDEKGWGLFLVAKLSHRWGTRTAPGGKIVWAELELPLGTAGA, encoded by the coding sequence ATGGTCGATGCCGAGGGCGATGCCGGAGCAGCGGTGCCCGGTGCCGACGGCCGCCCGGTGGCGTCCGGTCCTACGCGGGGCGGCCCCGCAGGTCCCGCCCAGGCCGCCCTCGACATGGCCGGGGCGGCCGTGGCCGTGATCGACGCGCGCGGGACCGTCATCGGCTGGACCCGGACCGCGGAGGAGCTGCTCGGCTACCGGGCCGCGGACGTGGTGGACCGTTCCGCCACCCGTCTGCTCCACTCCCCCGAAGCAACGGGCCCCAGCACAGCCACCCCCGCCACCTCCCCCCTCGTCCCCGCCTGGCCCGCCCGTGTCCGGGCCGGCGAACCCTGGTCGGAGCTGGCCGAGCTGCGCCACCAGGAGGGGCACGGCGTCCACGTCACCCTCCAGGCCTCCCCGCTGGCCGGCCCTGACGGCCGTACCGACTGGTTCCTCTCCGCCGCCCCGCTCTCCGAGTCCTCCGTACGGCCCACCATGAACGGCGTGGTGGTCAGGTCACTCCTGGAGGGCGCCCCCATCGGCCTGTCCATCTGGGACGTCGACCTGCGCTGCGTCTGGCTCAACAGCACGGTCGAGCGCCAGAGCGGCGCCCTGCGCCACGAGCGCCTCGGCCTCCGGGTGACCGAGTCGCTGCCGGGGTTCGACACGGACGCGGTCGAAGCGGCGATGCTCCAGGTCCTCAGGACCGGCACCCCCGTGATCGACCACGAGTTCCGCTGGATCGCCCAGGACCTCCACCAGGAGCGGGTCTTCTCGTCCTCCTTCTTCCGCCTCGACGGGATGGACGGCAGGCCGCTGGGGGTCTGTTCCATCGCGGTGGACATCACGAGCAGTTGGGCGCGCGAGCGGCTCTCCGTCCTCAGCGAGGCGGGTACGCGGATCGGCACGACGCTCGACGTCATGCACACCGCCCAGGAGCTGGCCGACGTCGCCGTGCCGCTCCTCGCCGACTACACCAGCGTCGATCTCGCCGAGGCCCTGCCGCTCGGCGGGGAGCCCCTCGAACGGCTGGAGTCCGAGGACGGCACGATCCCGGTCTTCCGGCGCGGCGGGGTGGCGTCCATCCACGAGGGCAACCCCGAGTCCCTGTGGTCCATCGGGGAGGCCGTGTACGTCCCCAGGGTCTCGCCCTTCATGTCCGCCATGACCACGGGGAAGTCCCAGTTCGAGCCGGTCATCAGGACGGGACCCGGCACCTGGGTCGACAACGACCCCGGCCGGCGCAGGGTCATCGAGGAGACCGGGGTCCACTCGATCATCGTGGTCCCGCTGCGGGCGCGCGGCGCGATCCTGGGCGTCGCCGTCTTCACCCGTAACGACACCAAGGCGCCGTTCAGCAGGGACGACCTCCTGCTGGCGGAGGAACTCGCGGCGCGGGCGTCCCTCAGCCTGGACAACGCCCTGCGCTACACCCGCGAGCGCACGGCGTCCCTCGCCCTCCAGCGCAACCTGCTCCCCCGCCACCTGTCGGGCGGCCACGCCGTGGACGTCGCCTCCCAGTACCTCCCGGCGGACCTGCACGACGGGGTCGGCGGCGACTGGTTCGACGTGATCCCGCTGTCCGGCGGGCGGGTCGCCCTGGTGGTGGGTGACGTGGTCGGGCACGGCATCAACGCGGCGGCGACGATGGGGCAGCTCCACACGGCCGTCCACACCCTGGCGGACATGGACCTGCCGCCGGACGAACTGCTCGCCCACCTCGACGACCTGGTCGTACGCCTCACCGAGGAGGACGCGGAGCCCGACGCCGAGGACTACAGCACGCCCGTGATGGGCGCGACCTGCGTGTACGCGGTGTACGACCCCGTCACGCGGCGCTGCACCATGGCGCGCGCCGGCCACCCGCCCCCCGCGATCGTCTTCCCGGACGGCACGGTCACCTTCCCGGAGCTGCCGGCCGGGTCGCCGATCGGCCTCGGGCTGCTGTCCTTCCAGTCGGTCGAGATGGAGCTGCCGGAGGGGAGTGTCATCGCCCTCTACACGGACGGCCTGGTCGAGACCCGCGAGGCGGACATCGACGTCGGGCTGGGGCGGCTGGGCGAGGCCCTGGCCAGGATCGGTGGTAGGGGCGGTCCGCTGGAGGAGGTGTGCGCGGGAGTGGTCGACACGATGGTGTCGACGGCCGCGTCCCAGGACGACGTGGCGCTGCTGCTGGCCCGTACCCGCTCACTGCCCCCGGACCACGTGGTCACCTGGGTGCTGCCCACCGACCCCGCCCTGGTGGCGAACGCCCGCGCCCTGGCTGTCGCCAAGCTCTCGTCGTGGGGCCTGGACCAGCTGGCCGCCACGGTGGAACTCATCGTCAGCGAACTGGTCACGAACGCCATCCGGTACGGCGCCGGCCCCATCCGCCTCCGCCTGATCCGCCACGGCGCCCTGGTCTGCGAGGTCTTCGACTCGGACGACCGCTCCCCGCGCCTGCGCCACGCCCGCGCGGAGGACGAGAAGGGCTGGGGCCTGTTCCTGGTAGCCAAACTCTCCCACCGCTGGGGCACCCGCACGGCCCCCGGCGGCAAGATCGTCTGGGCGGAACTGGAACTCCCGCTGGGCACGGCCGGGGCGTAG
- the murQ gene encoding N-acetylmuramic acid 6-phosphate etherase translates to MTSTPGTHGMYGELRAQLDALTTEAFRPELAEIDQLPTLDIARIMNREDSTVPDAVATQLPLIAAAVDAVAERAARGGRLIYAGAGTAGRLGVLDASECPPTFNTAPEQVVGLIAGGPGAMVTSVEGAEDSKELAAADLTALKLTADDTVVGVSASGRTPYAVGAVEYARGLGALTVGLSCNADSALAAAAEHGIEVVVGPELLTGSTRLKAGTAQKLVLNMISTITMIRLGKTYGNLMVDVRASNEKLRARSRRIVSLATGASDPEIEAALAATDGEVKPAILTILGEVDGPRAGSLLAESGGHLRAALKAARAT, encoded by the coding sequence ATGACCTCGACCCCCGGCACGCACGGCATGTACGGCGAACTCCGCGCGCAGCTCGACGCCCTCACCACCGAGGCGTTCCGCCCCGAGCTGGCCGAGATCGACCAGCTGCCCACGCTCGACATCGCCCGGATCATGAACCGCGAGGACAGCACCGTCCCCGACGCCGTCGCCACCCAACTGCCCCTGATCGCCGCCGCGGTGGACGCGGTGGCCGAGCGCGCCGCGCGCGGCGGCCGGCTGATCTACGCGGGTGCGGGCACGGCGGGACGGCTGGGTGTCCTGGACGCCAGCGAGTGCCCGCCCACGTTCAACACCGCCCCGGAGCAGGTCGTCGGCCTGATCGCGGGCGGGCCCGGCGCGATGGTGACGTCCGTCGAAGGCGCGGAGGACTCCAAGGAGTTGGCCGCCGCCGACCTGACCGCGCTCAAGCTCACCGCGGACGACACGGTGGTGGGTGTCTCCGCGTCGGGCCGGACCCCGTACGCCGTCGGAGCCGTGGAGTACGCGCGCGGTCTCGGCGCCCTCACCGTCGGCCTGTCGTGCAACGCGGACAGCGCGCTGGCGGCCGCCGCCGAACACGGCATCGAGGTGGTCGTCGGTCCCGAACTGCTCACGGGGTCGACCCGCCTCAAGGCCGGTACGGCGCAGAAGCTCGTCCTCAACATGATCTCGACGATCACGATGATCCGGCTCGGCAAGACGTACGGGAATCTGATGGTCGACGTCCGCGCCTCGAACGAGAAGCTGCGGGCCCGCTCGCGGCGGATCGTCTCCCTGGCCACGGGTGCGTCCGACCCGGAGATCGAGGCGGCGCTCGCCGCCACGGACGGTGAGGTGAAGCCCGCCATCCTCACCATCCTGGGCGAGGTGGACGGCCCCCGGGCCGGGTCGCTCCTCGCGGAGTCGGGGGGGCATCTGCGCGCGGCTCTGAAGGCGGCCCGCGCCACCTGA